The Drosophila innubila isolate TH190305 chromosome 2R unlocalized genomic scaffold, UK_Dinn_1.0 1_C_2R, whole genome shotgun sequence DNA window TAGatgaaaatagttttcaaaattttattgagtCCATAATGCGCCTGGATCCATGGGCAAATGCGATGCCAATacgcttttgttgttattgttgccaatTCCGATTCTCTTTTGcatgttttatactaattgttTGAGTTCCATCTCTCCACTCATACGGTCTCGCTTGCGGTGAGGTGACTGTGATAAATATGGAACAAGcgcataaatttgtttattaacgAGCCAAATGCTCGGACTGAAACTAAAAACTTCACTCCGGATGCCTTTTTAAGTGTTGGCAATTGCTGTTAAACCAGatcgtaaaaatattttacgacGTTATTCAGATTGCCTCCGCAAAGGACTTTGGTTAGAACATTTTGTGATTGGTTATGCATCGTTTGTAATTGAGGTGTGTTTAGTGTTTAATAACTGTACACCACCAgcacaccacaccacaccacatTACACCACAGGCTATGCAGTTAATAAACGATTCACATGCATAAGTACTGATGTTTGTATGCATATGTCTGCATTTGAACTGCGTATTATGAATATgcactttgtttttgttaatcgATTTgaatactaaaaaatatatatttgaatactaaaaaatatattgcctGATTGTGAGTTGATTATATAATACCACATAACTACTGTTGACAAGTAATCCCGCATTAAGATTTGAAAATTACGATGACACATTGCAAATAAAGTGCAGCTGAAAAGAAATAGCAATTATTGGAACCTTTGtgtcaattatttatttacataacaGTATGACAGACTAAAAtagacatttttttgtatttctatcAGAAAGTAAAATATTGTCTTTAGCATTTAATAAGATAAGGACTTTAAACAGcattttattaagtatatttatgttaacAATTACATtgtaaattgcattaattgaataattagGTGATTATtagttaaataacaataaaatacgtGATATCTCAACACAAGCCCTCGCCAtcgtcctcctcctcctccatctGGTTAGGATTGGCAtcgtcaatttttttttggatttcaaTGCCTTTTGGCAATGGAATGTTCTTGGATAGAATCGCATATTCCACATCCATGTGTCGAATGAATGGAGCATGCAGCATTCTGGCAGCCAGCTCCGGATCCTCATCGTCAAAGGCTTGCAGTAATGCACTCAATGTTTGCACTTCCTCGGGTTCACAACAGCTGCCCCATTCCTTGAATGATTTCTCCGCTTCCACCGGGTCGCCCCGGGCCAACTGGACGAGTGTAAGTGCGACAACCAGACGACCGATTTGGCCATACGATTCGGTTTGCTGATTCAAGCCTATCTCTTTTTTAAGCGCAGTTGTCGCCTCATCATAACGCTTGAGCTTCACCAGCAATCTAGatatttttgagcaaatttCAGCTGCTTGGCGTGTCGAGTCCTCGATAAGAATCACCTCGACTGCTTGCTGATAGAAGCGTAGTGCCAATTCCGGATGCTTTTGCTCCGTCAATTTGGCCGCTTTGtccaatgctgctgctgctgcctcggGCGATCCATGATGCTGGTACAAGCTGCACGCCTTGCTGGCATATTCCTCCACATCCGTCAATGTATTCGTTTCCTTGGCCAACAAGAAGATCTGCTCGTAACACTTGGCGGCATGGAACCACgctttgttgttcttgtggcACTCAATTGCCTTGAGAAAGCATTCCTTGCTTTTGTCAAACGATTTAGCTATTCGATATGCAGTTGCCGCCTTCGAGTATTCGTCAGCCGCACTGTCGTAGTCGGGCACCCACTTCAACAGGGACGTTTTCAGGCTCTTCTCCGCGGTACGGACAAGTTCCTCTGCCTCGGCAATTTTCTTAGCAGCCAGAGACATTTTTTCTGCTGGCGAAAAAAtcaattgttgtttatgtATGCAATGTGACCGTATGCGGTAAGCGTAAAAATACAAcagtttgttttgaaaaagttcaaGTGAACGCGTCATTGAAATGAGCGAGTGAACTAATTCAGTCATATATTTCGCAATTGCacagttttaatataattctCTACATATAATATTAGCATGATGTTCTACGATGGGAatcaatttctttattaattacatataacaataaatgaatatcatgtatacatatttttttaaattctgaccaactgatttatttaacaatttgaactAGAAATCCCAACtctaaaaaatacatacagaaaATACTAACTTTTCGTTGTATCGATTGCATTTATATGTATCGATATATCTTGTAAGCGATACGCTTGTTATGTGGGCGCGAAATTGTGACgtgtgtttaaatttaatttgaagtcCGTCAAGTATGCGCAAATATTTCcatgataatttaataaaaatgcagatatatatttgtagGTGAAAGTTTCAAGCTAATTTACCGCAAAGCTTGGCCTGTCAAATCGGCTATTCAAACTGCGGTttatacacataaacacacaaatacatgtaCTGCTTTCAGACCGACCTTTGTTGTGGTCACTGTGGCACAATCAATGCTTGTAATCCAATGCCAGGGACACGTGTCAGTCTGCCAGCCCTGAAGGGATCAACATGGTCAACAGACAAGATGCAAGCAAATATAAttcgatattttatttattcatactCAAATGTGTCGGCGGCATTTTGCCTGTGAGGTGTTGAGATTTATTGAAGCATTCTAATTGAGTTAGAAATCACTTTCTGATTGGATTGTtcactctgtctctgtcttgcAGTGTTTACTTGGGGCAAGCGCATGAGTCGCAAACTGGATTTGTTGAAGCGCAGCGAATCCCCCGCCTCCGCCtccaacaacagcacaacCCACAAGTCACACACGGATCTGCGCAGTCTGTTCCACTCGCCAACGCACCACAAGtccagtaacaacaacagcagcaacaacaacaataatgcaTCTCCAACGCCTTCGGGAGTCTATCAAAGCAGCACGCTCAAAAAGTGCAAGTCGGGACCCATTGAGACGATCAAGCAACGTCAGcatcaccagcaacaacaacagcagcaacaccaacaacaaccactacaGGTTCAGGATATGACCAACAGAGGGAGCCAGAGTGCACAATCAACGCCCACTCATCAATATCAGCCAGTGGCACGCCCACAAAAGGCGCTCAAGAATTTCTTTCATCGCATTGGCTCCACGGGCATGTTGAATCATCGTTCGCATAATCTGCTCAAGGCATCGGAGGCAGCGCAGCAGGCGACGCCACAGAGTCAAACATTGTATCGCAGCAGCTCGACGAGTCAGTTGTCCAGTTGCTCCTACATCAAATGCGATGATCCCACCGAGGGATTGAATctgcagcgacagcagcgtcatcatcatctgcagcatcagcagcagcagcagcatctgaAGTCCAGCAGCTGCGATGACATTGCCAAGGTGAGCAGCTGCCTCGcggtcagcagcagcagcggcagcgcagCCGGCAGCAGTGTGGGATCACCGCCCAatggagtgggagtgggagcagcagctggagcaggTGCAGCGGTTGGTCAGCAGGATGCAGCACGTCGTGGTGCGTTTCCCTATGCCTTTCTGCGCTCCCGTCTCTCTGTGCTGCCCGAGGAGAACGGCGGCTCTGTGCTGCTCAAGCGCGAGCAACTGCAGCGGGAggcggtggcggcggcggcagcagctgcagcggcagcagcaacaacaacaacaactcaatcCCAATCTCCGTTGGCGCAACGTCGATCGCCGGAGCAACAGCTGGCGAATGTGTCGCGCAATGACAGCATCTCGTCCAAGGACTGGGAACCACTTTACCAAAGATTAAGTAGTTGTCTGAGTTCAAATGAGTCCGGCTACGACAGCGATGGTGGCACTGGCACAGCTGGTGTCGGATCCGGTTCCGGTTCCGGCATCGGTGTCGGAGTCCCAGCTGGTGCTCGTCTGGGCAATAATCTTAGCATCTCTGGCGGAGATACAGAATCTATTGCCTCGGGCACACTCAAGCGCAATTCGCTAATCTCGCTCAGCTCCTCGGAGGGAGTGGGCATGGGCTTAGGATTGGGTCTAGGCATGGGCATgagctcctcctcctcgtcgGTGCGGAATAGCATTTGCAGTGCACCCGTCTCCCTGGGAGGCTATAACTATGACTACGAGACGGAGACGATCCGGCGACGTTTCCGACAGCTGAAGCTGGAGCGCAAATGCCAGGAGGATTACATCGGACTGGTGTTGTCACCCAAAATGGTTGtcaccaacaacaatgagcAGCAGTATCGATACCTCATCGTCGAACTGGAGCCATATGGCATGGCCCAAAAGTGAGTATCTAAACATGtgcatgtaaatattataatctcATCTCTTGATCCTCCTGCTCCACAGGGATGGTCGACTGCGTCTGGGAGATGAGATCGTGAATGTGAATGGCAAACATTTGCGTGGCATTCAATCCTTTGGCGAGGTGCAGCGTCTGCTCAGCACCTTTGTGGAGAACTGCATTGATCTGGTGATAGCGCACGATGAGATCGCCACCGTGACCGACTTCTATACCAAAATCCGCATCGACGGCATGAGCACACAACGGCAAAGACTCAGCTATGCCCAGCGCACGGACAGCCTCAACAGTTTGCAGAGCCTGCAGCTCCAGGTggaacaggagcaggaacGGGAGCGGGAACGTGAACGGGAGGAGGGCGAGGATCAGTGCGATGCACGCTCGCTGGCCAGTGTCAGCACACTGCCCACGCCCATGCCACTGATGCAGCATCGACGCAGCTCCACGCCGCGTCCCTCGCTGGACGTGAGTGGGTCGGAGCAGGAGCTATTACGGCGCAGATCAAGGAGCTCTTCAGGTCAGCGCAGCTTGGCTTTAACGCCGACACCGCTCTTTAACCACCAGCAAACACCAacaaacaatgacaacaacaacacctcctccgcctcctccACTGTTAACATCTCAGCTAACACCAATAACGAATCCTACACACCTGTGTACGCGAATCGGGCTGCGAGCATCTGTGTGGCCTCCTCCCTGGCGGATGATGAGAAGTGGCAGCTGTTGGCCCGCAAACGCTGCTCCGAGGGGGCAGCCCTCTCAACGGAGGGCCAACAGTTTGGTCAGCGCACTCACTATGCCCGCAACTCCATTAATCTAACCAATTCACATTATCGCTCGCTGAGATTCGCCCATTCGCGGCTCAGCTCCTCGAGGCTCAGTTTGTTTATGCagacgccagcagcagcagcggggggaggaggaggaggaacgggggcaggagcagcagcagcggggAGTAACAATCCAGACGAGAGCAATACTGACACCCAAACCACTGATCTCACTAATAATATGCCaacccagcagcaacaacaaccacatcaaccacaacaacaacaacatcaacaacaacaaccacaccaTTCATTATACATCAAGCACACGCAGAAAAGCGTTTCATTGTTTGCGCCTAATCCATATCTTAATTCCTGCTCCACTGCATCATCCTCAATAGCATCAAGCACCTCATTGGCACCTCCCGCCGCCTCTTTAATGCATCATCGTCCATCGCTGCCGGTGGCGAAGCTAACAATCCGTGACGAGGAGATGGCCGAAGTCATACGCGCTTCCATGAGCGAGGGTGAGCCTAACACAATAACCTACATCCCACTCAAGTCATTTATGGGAATCACTCTCTAATCCTCTGCTAATCTTCTATGTAGGAAACGGACGCTGCACGCCCAAGACCATTACCTTCTTCAAAGGATCTGGCATGAAGTCGTTGGGTTTCAGCATTGTTGGTGGACGGGATTCGCCCAAGGGCAACATGGGCATCTTTGTGAAGACAGTCTTTCCCTCTGGCCAAGCAGCAGACGATGGCACACTGCAAGCGGGTAAGTTCATCATTGATTATTGCTCCGAGTCTTGTATAACATTCAAGGATTCGTTGCAGGCGATGAGATTGTGGAAATCAATGGACACTCCGTGCAGGGTATGAGCCATGCCGAGACCATTGGACTCTTCAAGAATGTACGCGAAGGCACAATAGTGCTCAGGATCTTGAGAAGAAAGTGAgtacttataaaaataatttcaataataataattctaattCCCGTTTCCATTTCTATTCTCAGACTACAAAAGGCTAAATCAATGGGTACATAGAACTACAGATCAATGGAACAACTTATAAAGTtcaagttattaataaaataaatatatttttaaatctattgtTAATACCTTAACTTGCATTATGACTGTATATTGAAAGCTATAATTTAgtttagctttaatttttgtaaacgtACAAAACCCTCATGAAATATGCACtcaacaaatttatgtatttagtaCATAtcactatataaataaatgtttaactaGCTGGTGTTACCCGGCATTGTCCGTATTTTCATAGTCATAACATGTTGTACATTATCCAATATTGAAGTGAAGCATAGAACTTAAAACCCAATGTTACCCCAtaagaatacaattttaaaaataaaatgagcctaaaatttaaaaatgcatagaCAGTTTTCCAAATATTATCATATCATTAACAGCTTCTAAAAGATGTACAAGTTCtcaaacataataataactaactagaaattaataattataattattgaaaatataataattaactttAGATCTacattgttttattaattaggTTGcggctttttttaatttcaggcttcatttttatcattctGTTTAGTCTCCTCCGATTCTGCTTTGTCGCCTTTTACTATCAGTCTTTGTTTCTTCACGAAATGATCTATGCGGTTCTCTAGGCTCTCTGgaaaatagcttaaatatatattcagaaaTTGAGAAATAGTCTAGTTTAACTTACCGCAACGCTTGCGCTGGAGGAGCGGCTGATACTGACGTGGTTTGACCGAATCCTGCAGCATAAACACCTGGGCACTCATCTTTTGTGGCTTGAACTGGAGCGAAAGCATCTCCTCCAGCTGCATCAGGACATTTCGTATCATGCTGCACTTTACGCTAAATTGTGTCCATTCACCCTGCACGTTCTCGATGAGCTTCTGCAGATTCTCCTCGCTGTAAACCCAATCGGTTAGGTCGGGCTCAGTAGCAGCTGTCTCGTCAATGTCCGTTTCCATTGTGGATAAatccacatcatcatcattatcaattTCAGCGGCATTCGCTGAATATGATGGATTTGTGCGACGCGTGGTATGAGCACGGAAATCACAATGGAATAGATTTAAGGGCAAGCCAATGGCAGGTGTATACTGCGGCTTGCAAGGATTTTTGGCGACATCTAGTAACTCTGTAATAATGCTAGGCTGCTCATGCCTCTGTCCAACGAGCAACAACACGGCCATGATGCAGCGTATCTGATGCCAAAGAAATGCGTTCGCCTGTATCTCCAAATAGTACATTGCATAACCTGtaacaattaaaagaaaatccaattaaaagGATTTTTATTGTGGTTCAGTTACTCACCAGAATCCGGATCCCTCTGCAGTTCGGTATGTTCGCATGGTTTTATCTGGGCAACCTGCAGATTTCGCATATAATTTGTAACACCATTGTGTACATCCATTTTACAAAAGTTTCGAAAATCTCCATGATTCACAAGTAATTGACAAGCAGCTCGCATAGCTTCAATGTCCAGATCTCCCTTTGGAAAATAGTAGCGATAGGTTCGTGCAATGCAGTCGAAGCGTGCACTATAAACTGGACTACGCAGTGGCATCCAGGACACACATTGGATGTTCTTGGGCAGCACACGATTCAGCAAACTGCAATAGTCAATTTCAGCCGCCAACGACTCCGCATCCATTTGGACATCAGATGCAAACTTGCTACGCAAATCAATGGATATCACTTGGCAAAAGGCGCTCACTTCCTTGTCCGTGCGACCGCAGCGATGGTAATTGGAGGTGGCGCGGGATTCAATCAAGCAGGTACGCAAGAGAGCGCGAAACAAGAAGGATTctgtaaaatttgaatttgagttCCGTTAAAAATCGGTTATAGTCGATCACTTACCAATAGTGTCGTTGGAGTCCTCCTGACAGGCAAAACCCTGATAATCCCAGCCAAAGTAGACGATCTTGAGCAGCACATGACGCTTGTGTGCACTGCAATCAAAACCATATAATACACATTCCGAACGGATAAAAGACAAATGCTTACCTGGACCAATCAAACTTACGTTGCTTATCCCGTTTGCTAGTAGGTTTATCTTCTACTAGCATCGCATCCGGCGTTGGTACTCTCTCCCCGTCCTCCTCCAGCAACAATGTTTTGTATTCAGCATTGTTTTTGTCGCTCTCCGACAGCTTTTTCTGCAGCAGattttttagttgaaaattgTACGCCTCGAGCTGCACAATTTTATCAATTAGCTCGGTTTTACTCAGTTGCTCTAGCGCCTCACGTGACAGGCCCTTTAAACGTTTATTAATCACCACTTTCCTGCTCATCTTgttaaatagtatttataaacaaatgcaacacGTGCGGCCGGCTCAGAAACATTTATGGGCAACTACCGATGTTAAGCCGAGGGTTGCCCATCCAGTAAAATTTTCGATCTGGttcgattttttgtacttaaaaaatacgtacatttccgaaaagaagtattttgaattttttaccTTTTCCCAATTtagattacaattttttaacttcTCTTCCCGAGGGCTGACAAACTTAAAatcttcattaaaatatttaccttaattttgtctaaattcaaattttatattttcatcaaatttattgatattttttgcgttgtttttaaaatttgcaatttttatcagtgatgGACAACCATATCGTCAAAGCAAGttgataattgaaatttattaatcgTTTACTGCGATGAGTCCACATATCAATCGATATATCtatcaatatttttcacaACCCTAATATTAGACAGTaaacagagtttttttttttggtcgcATCACggtcaataaaataaatgtagtgAAAAACTTGCAAACCgtgaaaatcaatttacagTAACAACTTTAAGGGTATCTGAGAAAGCATAATAGCAAtcttaatttgtaatataacTTATTAAACATGCTGGAGGGATGGTATTGTCGCTCTCTGGCCAACCAGAAGACCCCGACTGACAATAACACGGAACGAGAGCAGCTAGAAAGTGACGATGAATTACAATCCAAGCCATCTGGCACAGTTTCTGGAGCAGCACCAGCTGCCTCTAGCTCAGCATCCACAGGCACAGCAAATGTCAACGTGGACTACAAGGAGCGTTACAGGAATTTAAAGCGCAAACTGAAATTCCTTATCTATGTATGTGAagctgtaaaaataattaaaaatgtgtccTTCAACCGTGTTGTGCTTTTAGGAAAACGAGTACTTTCAGGATTTGCTGCATACAAACCAACGACGCTTACTAAAGGTTTCCCGCGATCGATCGTTCCTAATTGATCGTCTCTTGTTATATGAGAAACCAGCCAAAGACTCCAGTGACAGCGATGCCACTGATAGCTCCAACTCGGACGCGGAACCCGCGACTTCGTCGGGGGTCCAAGTACACAACACACTCGATTCTTCAAAGGAGGCTGCTGCACAGCGGAAGAAGCACAAGGATCCAAAGTTGGCTCTACCTGGAACACATCCTGCTGCCGTGGGCGGGGCAACACGTGGACGTAAGCGTAAAGTTATGTCCGGTGGAATTATTCAACATCAGTCGGCGGGCAAGAAGCAGCTGATGACAACGGCTACGGCAACGGTATCGCCCTcattgctgcaacaacaacaacaactacagcatcTGAGTGCTAGGGATGCAACTAGTTCCCTAAGCACCGCGGAAATAACACGTCAATTACAGGAACGTCGTCCCACCCCCATAGAGCTAATGAGTCCGGAGTGTGCCTCCGCCACAGTTCCCGCTACGATGCTCAGCGATGAGAGTCCGTCCAAACTGTAAGCTATGCACctattaaacttaaatcaatttacaacatttgttttcttttgcagTTATCCAAACGAGAGCTTGCAACATTTAATGGAGGATGATTCGCCTTGTCATGTGGCAGCCGAGGAATGCGTTCCCATGGTGTACACCAATTGATGTACTATAACTAATTAACTTACattatatgaaattaaattaaattttagtctTTTGAATTGCTAATACAACTTATTAAGACAACATTCTCGCCGCGGACCATCAGCTGTGGGATTTCGCGTCGCAGCTGCACATTCTTCCGGCTTAGACTCTTCACGTGCACAACGGGCAGAGAAATACCCAACTGAAGAAGCCGTGCACTGCATTCTTCTGATGCGGCAGTGCCATGGATCTTCTGTTCACCATACTTGTACTTCCGACGCTGCCAAATCTCAACTGCGTTCTTCAGCAACAGATTCCATTGTTTGTCAAAGGCCACAAGTTCACCTTCGATGGTGCCGCCAACGCCGTGCTCTTTCCGCAGGTAGACCCGTACCCGTGTTTGTGTATTGGGTGGCAAGTAACTCTGCAACAAAGCCAAAGGTCCTTCCGCACtggccatgtgtgtgtgaagatTGCGATGGTGTTTTGCCTTCGTGGTGCTTGCTATAGCCATCTGATGTGGCTCGAATCGTCGAGTACTCGCAACCTGGTCAACTGACGAGGCTGTGGAAGGTGTCTTCTTAACTGCGACTTCATTGCTgctttgtttctgttttttgtttagttccCAAACACCAACTTTTGTAAGCGCACTTTCAAACGCAGCTATGTTTTGATACAGCACTTTTGGCGTCTTATCAGTAACCTTGTAATCGGCGGCATATAGCGCACGTAGTGGATTGAAACGTTCACTCCCCACATCCAGTTCCTCCGGCGCATTCGTTTCGTCCTTTTCAGCCGTATCGCTCATGTTTACCTATTTATTTCGATTAATGTGatcataatttcaaataaatatatcgataCACTATCGTTTGTTGGTGCGAGCATCAGCGGCATTCCCTGATATGGAAACTTTCATTTTATCAGATCGCCTTTAAAGCCGTgtttatgtaaaataatagaaataaaagtacaatagtgcattataataatgtaataagGGCATATTATGTATAAATGCCTTGCAGGCAATATGTGTCTTGTTTACTATTTAAGATAACTATAGTTATCCACTTAAGTTGGGCAAGTAAGATTAACAAGCACTGTGtgttacatacacatatgtatgtacttacgtacatgtatttaaatattataaaagccTATCATAATCGCCGCTCTTCTTCGCACCTTCTTGCGGAGCTTTCGTGTGCTTTAAGTTGAAGAAAGCAAGAATTGCAGCGACATCTCAAAATTGATAAGTGATCATGtgagtacatacatacatttatatatatatcaaagtgTATAAACTGCTTTTCTAGTCAGTAAACAACACCATGGGCAGCAGCTTGAGCACAAGCTTCGGAGAATCCAATAAAGTGGCGATCGGAGTGGGTGTCAGCTTGGTGGTCGTGGGAGGTGCAGGGTATTTGGTATATCGCCACCTGCACCGTGATTTGATGCCCTCAAAATGGCGTCGCGTTGGCACACTGGAGCAGATCAACGTATTTCCAGTCAAATCGTGTGCTCCACTCGCGATCACCGGTCAGGATGAGTATGAATGCGATTTGTTGGGAATTGGCGCGGGAATCGTGCGCGATCGCAAATTTATGCTGATTAACGATAACAACGAAATGATTACGGCTAGAGGTTATCCGCATATGGTTAGATTCAGCCCAGAAAAATGCCCAATGGCTTGTTATTTAGCGCACCGGGTATGCCCGACTTGGAGCTAGACTTTAGGCATCTGGAAACACCTGGAAAGATGTACGCACTGCTGTATGGGGTGTCAGCTTGGATGCCATGTTGTGCGGGAGCCGATTTGACAAGTGGTTCTCCGAGTTCATACTGAAAAAGGATTCGGGCTTGAAGCTTGTGTATTATCCTTACCCAGTTCCAGTGCGTGCAACTAATCCCCGACTTGCGGATATGCCATATATAAAGCAACAGGATTCAGTAAGtatcatttatttgaaaagttcAGTGTTATAATATTTTCGTTAATTTGAAAGactcgaaaaatataaattttgtaagtaGGAGTTATTATGGTGGAAAATGGATAATGTTTTATAGAAAACTGTTTAATTTATGATAATCCGACGCGTTAAGTCTATTTACCTCATTTAGAAATGAAAATCAAGTAatcttattttgaataatctttaatttatgtCCGAATAgattttatctaatttaaaatacactcGTTACCAATAATATAATACCCTCGGGCAGTGCAGGGCTAAACCAGctattgcaaaaatatattttttatcagcatGAAAACGCCGAGACGATGATCattgcatatatgtacatacatatgtttgctAAAATAAGGCTCGCGTATGATATGTCTATATATAACTCTCACTTGAGTTAAGCTTGGATGCAATAAGAAtatctgaa harbors:
- the LOC117782960 gene encoding gamma-soluble NSF attachment protein-like; the encoded protein is MSLAAKKIAEAEELVRTAEKSLKTSLLKWVPDYDSAADEYSKAATAYRIAKSFDKSKECFLKAIECHKNNKAWFHAAKCYEQIFLLAKETNTLTDVEEYASKACSLYQHHGSPEAAAAALDKAAKLTEQKHPELALRFYQQAVEVILIEDSTRQAAEICSKISRLLVKLKRYDEATTALKKEIGLNQQTESYGQIGRLVVALTLVQLARGDPVEAEKSFKEWGSCCEPEEVQTLSALLQAFDDEDPELAARMLHAPFIRHMDVEYAILSKNIPLPKGIEIQKKIDDANPNQMEEEEDDGEGLC
- the LOC117782959 gene encoding tRNA pseudouridine(38/39) synthase codes for the protein MSRKVVINKRLKGLSREALEQLSKTELIDKIVQLEAYNFQLKNLLQKKLSESDKNNAEYKTLLLEEDGERVPTPDAMLVEDKPTSKRDKQRKFDWSSAHKRHVLLKIVYFGWDYQGFACQEDSNDTIESFLFRALLRTCLIESRATSNYHRCGRTDKEVSAFCQVISIDLRSKFASDVQMDAESLAAEIDYCSLLNRVLPKNIQCVSWMPLRSPVYSARFDCIARTYRYYFPKGDLDIEAMRAACQLLVNHGDFRNFCKMDVHNGVTNYMRNLQVAQIKPCEHTELQRDPDSGYAMYYLEIQANAFLWHQIRCIMAVLLLVGQRHEQPSIITELLDVAKNPCKPQYTPAIGLPLNLFHCDFRAHTTRRTNPSYSANAAEIDNDDDVDLSTMETDIDETAATEPDLTDWVYSEENLQKLIENVQGEWTQFSVKCSMIRNVLMQLEEMLSLQFKPQKMSAQVFMLQDSVKPRQYQPLLQRKRCESLENRIDHFVKKQRLIVKGDKAESEETKQNDKNEA
- the LOC117782897 gene encoding uncharacterized protein LOC117782897; the protein is MLEGWYCRSLANQKTPTDNNTEREQLESDDELQSKPSGTVSGAAPAASSSASTGTANVNVDYKERYRNLKRKLKFLIYENEYFQDLLHTNQRRLLKVSRDRSFLIDRLLLYEKPAKDSSDSDATDSSNSDAEPATSSGVQVHNTLDSSKEAAAQRKKHKDPKLALPGTHPAAVGGATRGRKRKVMSGGIIQHQSAGKKQLMTTATATVSPSLLQQQQQLQHLSARDATSSLSTAEITRQLQERRPTPIELMSPECASATVPATMLSDESPSKLYPNESLQHLMEDDSPCHVAAEECVPMVYTN
- the LOC117782957 gene encoding uncharacterized protein LOC117782957; protein product: MRLFKTRKSTDTYSTLSAGQQQEQELSKTSNICHSNNIHKQQHKSHALATCSNKLSKSIANSTAISSSLPDLHDNSPVMILSCTTLTSNGGATATATAATSAAAATGNNVQQPLRTATPTCLLSGRQTPSAISMLSLQETSNNLHRQQQQQQHQQQQQQQQQPTIYVPNKLGNNVNNAGTATFLLSYASSSNIAGAQQQHQQQQQQHYQQYMAQRLHQNATSASNSCLYDKSGGSNISLAPGHMPDYKLVTAVPVVVLDDEQKLAVGATATTTTATAEMNSDASSNISSVSSNTGSTASLASTTRNVFTWGKRMSRKLDLLKRSESPASASNNSTTHKSHTDLRSLFHSPTHHKSSNNNSSNNNNNASPTPSGVYQSSTLKKCKSGPIETIKQRQHHQQQQQQQHQQQPLQVQDMTNRGSQSAQSTPTHQYQPVARPQKALKNFFHRIGSTGMLNHRSHNLLKASEAAQQATPQSQTLYRSSSTSQLSSCSYIKCDDPTEGLNLQRQQRHHHLQHQQQQQHLKSSSCDDIAKVSSCLAVSSSSGSAAGSSVGSPPNGVGVGAAAGAGAAVGQQDAARRGAFPYAFLRSRLSVLPEENGGSVLLKREQLQREAVAAAAAAAAAAATTTTTQSQSPLAQRRSPEQQLANVSRNDSISSKDWEPLYQRLSSCLSSNESGYDSDGGTGTAGVGSGSGSGIGVGVPAGARLGNNLSISGGDTESIASGTLKRNSLISLSSSEGVGMGLGLGLGMGMSSSSSSVRNSICSAPVSLGGYNYDYETETIRRRFRQLKLERKCQEDYIGLVLSPKMVVTNNNEQQYRYLIVELEPYGMAQKDGRLRLGDEIVNVNGKHLRGIQSFGEVQRLLSTFVENCIDLVIAHDEIATVTDFYTKIRIDGMSTQRQRLSYAQRTDSLNSLQSLQLQVEQEQEREREREREEGEDQCDARSLASVSTLPTPMPLMQHRRSSTPRPSLDVSGSEQELLRRRSRSSSGQRSLALTPTPLFNHQQTPTNNDNNNTSSASSTVNISANTNNESYTPVYANRAASICVASSLADDEKWQLLARKRCSEGAALSTEGQQFGQRTHYARNSINLTNSHYRSLRFAHSRLSSSRLSLFMQTPAAAAGGGGGGTGAGAAAAGSNNPDESNTDTQTTDLTNNMPTQQQQQPHQPQQQQHQQQQPHHSLYIKHTQKSVSLFAPNPYLNSCSTASSSIASSTSLAPPAASLMHHRPSLPVAKLTIRDEEMAEVIRASMSEGNGRCTPKTITFFKGSGMKSLGFSIVGGRDSPKGNMGIFVKTVFPSGQAADDGTLQAGDEIVEINGHSVQGMSHAETIGLFKNVREGTIVLRILRRKLQKAKSMGT
- the LOC117782899 gene encoding U7 snRNA-associated Sm-like protein LSm11 — translated: MSDTAEKDETNAPEELDVGSERFNPLRALYAADYKVTDKTPKVLYQNIAAFESALTKVGVWELNKKQKQSSNEVAVKKTPSTASSVDQVASTRRFEPHQMAIASTTKAKHHRNLHTHMASAEGPLALLQSYLPPNTQTRVRVYLRKEHGVGGTIEGELVAFDKQWNLLLKNAVEIWQRRKYKYGEQKIHGTAASEECSARLLQLGISLPVVHVKSLSRKNVQLRREIPQLMVRGENVVLISCISNSKD